The sequence below is a genomic window from Ovis canadensis isolate MfBH-ARS-UI-01 breed Bighorn chromosome 1, ARS-UI_OviCan_v2, whole genome shotgun sequence.
tttaaaatagaagaaatcaaaCCTAAACCAttgtaatattttttcatatctgTTTGTGGTCATCTACCTATCTGATAAACAGCCATTTGTAGTTGggcctttgtttttgctttaacaATTAGCAGAATAACATCTAGGTCTATGCTAGAGATAGGTAAAAATGTTAATAGAAATTACTAGTGAATTTCTTTAGActataaatgtttattcagataGCCACCTCACTAGAATGTAAGATCCAGCAACACAGAGGTTTTTGTCTGTTCTGTTCACTCTGGTGAATCCTCAGCAACTAAAGCAAGTTAAGGACCAGACTAGTCACTCAGTAAttatttatgaataattttttcatgaataaatggatggaagaaagaaaaggtggcAGGTGCAGAGTATTAGAAGGGATGAATCAGTTTTTCACCTTAATTTTTGTGAATTCTTCACATTAATAACTTTTgttatcattttgtttttgttaaggACTTCTTTATTCAAGATATTAATGCAGGTTTAAAAGATGAAACCGAAATACCAGATCAATTAGTAAGTACTTGACTTTTCAATTTTATGAGGTGTTCTAGAGCGTCTCCACACTGTAAATAAGCTTACAATTTTTGTTccaatttttgaaataaattaactATTTTGACGTAAAATGCGTTTTCTTATAGAATCAGTTATCAGTTCCCAGACCAGCTCACGTCCCATTTTTGTATATAGGTTCCAATTTCATCTCTCTCTGAAGAGCAGCTGGAAAACTTAATTAAGAAGTTGAGAAAAGCAAGTGAAGGTAAGTCTGCCTAAATTTGCGAGTTAAATTTTATTAGAATAATGAGGTGGTATATGAGTTGaacttccatggtagctcagatggtcaagagtctgcctgcaatgcaggagacccagattcgatccctgggttgggaagatcccctggagaagggaaattccTCTGTGGTTTAATATTACTGCCATTGCTTAGAACCCTACAGTTTCACACTTGGTTGTTTAAGCTTGTGTGCTTTTATTTggcacaggtttgaactgcacacTTAAAGATCAAATTATGTCCCATCCAGCATTGCATGATGCCCTTAATGACCCTAAAAATGGTGATTCTGCAGCCAAACATCTGAAACAGCAGGTATGTTTAAGCCATAGTAACTCTACTAAAAATGGCCTTTTTGTTCATTTGTCAGAAGCTAACAttctattttttctaaatatagtaTTAATGAAATTTTGTTTAGATTATCTTTCATGGTACAGAATCTCCATTTTAAACAATGTTGTTCAAATATATATAGAAAGTCCTTGGCATGGATAGGGTTCTGAGTACTGCATGTTAAGTACTTAAAAGCAGGAGAAAAACTTTAAAGCCAAACAAAAATTACCATTGTGAACATGGTGCCCTATATAGAAATTGTCTTGCTGTTTTTCCATTTGAGCCAAATGTTTTTGTTCTAGTTTATAAAATAATCTTGTGAAGTTTGCAGGCTTCTATTTTAGGTAACATTGAAAATTTAAAGTTACTTGGTCCAAGAAGATGCTTTGTTGAATTTGGAGCAGGAAAGGGAAAATTATCTCATTGGGTTGATATTGCCTTAAAAGATGCTGAAAAAGTTCACTTCATCCTAGTAGAAAAGGTGACCACAAGATTCAAGGTAAGTGAAGTTCACATTGTGGTATATTTGTAGCCAGATTTTGTTTGCACTTAAAAAAAGAAGCCtctaaaagaaaatgagttttttgtgtttatttgacTGTAGTTTTTAATTCTAATTATATTGGTGACTTAAAGgtaattttttaatctaaatttctgagttcttaaaataataacaaaggtAAGGAGATACGTGGAAAGAGCCAAGCTCAAGCTAGCAGTTAAAAGTCTTGAGTCCTTACTTACCTCTGAAACTTACTGTttgttcagtaaacatttattgagcataccACCAGAACCATGACAAATTTGAGTAGATACAGTCAAATAATACAAGAGTCCCTATGTTCTATTATGtttagaatgaaagtgaaagtcgctcagtcgtgtctgactctttgcaacctcatgaactatacagtccatggaattctccaggccagaatactggagtgagtagcctttcccttctccaggggatcttcccaacccaggaatcaaacccaggtctcctgcattgcaggcagagtcgacaagctgagccacaaaggaagcccacttatatttagaaagaagagacaaatagataaatgattattttttaaaaggtgttaaaatatgaaggaaaaaaagatgctGCACAGAATACAGTGTGGGTTCAAAGGAGGGAGTGACAAGTTTTACTGCAGGGAAAGGATGATAAATGGCTACATAGAAAAAGTGATGTTTGAGGTGTGTCTTGAAAAGTGAGTATTTGCTAGATGTGGGGTTTGAGAAGCATTCTAGGAAGCAAGACCAGTGTAGCCAAATGCatgaaaggacaggggagcacaGAAACATTTCTCTGTGATGGAAGTGAAGTAGAGTTCAACAGTGAGATGGGAGAGGTGGGCCGGACTCCGGAAGGGGTCGTATTTTATGCTGTGGAAGGAGTTTGACTTTATCTTGTTACAtgctggggatacagtggaaacaagATTTAATTCTTGTCCTCAGGAAGCTTACATCTAATGGGACATTTTTATAAGCATATTGGTTTAGTACGCTAAGTGGTAAGTACCAGCTGATGGCAGAGTTCTACCAGAAGGTGAAACACCAGCCTCAGGTTTCCTGAGAAGGAAGCAGCAAAGAAGAGATTTAAGGAGTATATAAGGATTGGTGAAGTAAATAGAGTTTTAAAAGTTCATCTTAGCAGTACTATTAAAGCTGTATCAGAAGAGTATGAAACTTCAACTAGGGAGATTAATAATAAGATACTATCCTATGATCCAGGTAAGAAATGAGCCAGCTTAGGATGTTGCAGtgaggcagagaggagggaaaGAGTATGAGAAATGTAGTGATAGTGGGAGCCATGAGACTTTATTAAGTAAGAGGGAGGAGTTAATTCTGGTGGCCTTTTGTGCCTTAAATGACTAAGTGGTGTGCTTCCCTCAGACAGGGAGTGTGCCAGGATGAAGGGGAAGAATAGTTCAGAGGGAGAAATAATGAGTTCAGTTTTGGGTGAGTTTGCTGTTGAAGTAGAACTTTCTGTTTGACAATTGGATTTGTGTGTGCTCATCAGAACGGTTTAGGCCACAATGTAGATTTATCAATCATAGGTATATGGATATAGATGAGAATGGTTGTGATCTTTCAGGGAGAGTAAGGAGAGAAGCAAGCCACAGATAGAGTATTAGGGCCTGATAAAGATAAAGGAACTGGCAAATAATCTTAGGTAAGTCAGTTAACATCTATGAACATTAATGCCTTTATCAGTGAATTGGGGATTTTtagaattaaaggaaataatgtgtacattataatttataaaatgttcaaGGCTTATAAaaatgtgagggcttccctggtagctcagctggtaaagaattcacctgcaatgcaggagaccccccgttcaattcctggattgggaagatccgctggagaagggatagcatacccactgcagtattcttgggcttccctggtggctctgttggtaaagaataacctgcaatgcaggagacctgggttcgatccctgggttaggaggatcccttggagaagggaaaggctacccactacagtattctggcctggagaatcccatggacttgttattttctgtcacagAATATACAATTAacaattctactttttaaatactaaaaaataaagtggaaaattattaactctgacttttgaaaataaatagaaatcttttcattttcataaagcttttttttcccttacatgAAACCCATTGTTATAATAATGTTCTATTTGTACAGGTAGATggcaaacacagaaagaaaaattcagtgTTTGAAAGACTTCAAATTGATATTCAACATTTGTGTTTGAGTAAGTTGCATAACTTTCAGTTGCTCGTCCATAAATCAAAGAACTTTTCAAACTCTTGAAGGTTGCTTAGAAGTCCAATCAGGCAGAACAGTGCTTCAGGAAAAACAAAGAttaatccatttttaatataGAATTTTATATCTAACATTTAGATACATTTAAATGGGATGAGGGTTGACACTCTAAGAAATTGTGTTTCAGGATCAGCTAGACATGAAATGTCATACTAgagaatagtttaaaaatattgataatatgCCCTTATCTTGCTTATTTGTGCTGTTTAATTACTGAGTTGGTTCATGCCATACATTAGCCTTCTGCCCATTGTTAACATGACTTTACCAAAACTGTTACGGAAATGAGCTAGTTCTCTGCCTAACTAATTTGTGAAAGATACTCCCACAATTTTAAATTGTACCAAAGAAAATAACCTGTCTCTATGGAACttatttcatacacacacacacacatacccatgaATCATACTTTTTAATGccctttttataccttttttagaatgaaaataatacaaacatATGCCAGCAACCTCTTCTGCTAATTTTAATTCAGCCCTGTAATGCAACCCACCATTGGCCCATATAGTAAATAAAATTTGTTCATTGAATTAGtagataatttataattttttttacttggtcttctaaaaatgtatttaaggtcctatatatagcacatggaactatattcaatgtccccTGACaaaccatattggaaaagaatatgaagaagaatatatatatatatatgtttatatactgatcactttgctgtacagtagaaattaacacatcacTGTAAATctgctatacttcaatttttttaaagaggtataactttaaaaattgcaCTTTAATTGTCTTAAATTGTTCTAATACATTTATCAAGTATTCTGTTAGTTGCCATCTTCCTGAAAAAGTCTCTTCTGGATCCTTCAGACCTGTTCGAGTCTAGACTGGGCGTGCTGTCTTCTGTTCCTGGGGCACAATTGTCAACCTTAAAACTTTTCATTCTCATCCTGGGGATTCCCTTCACTCTTGTAggttgaaatttatttttccacatttttttttttctcttttggccatCCTGGGCAGCTtttgtgatcttagttccccaaccagggattgaaccctcagcATTGAAAGtgcgaagtcctaaccactggacctccaaggaattcCCTGTTTATCTACATTTTATCCCACATCTTCCTCTGTTAATTTACTCTTCTTGGGCAAAGACCTCCTCTGTAGCTTCCTGAGAAACACTTGCATTAGAGAGAAATTTGATGCCTTGCAttgtctgaaaatatctttaacTTTACCCTTACACTTGATTTGGCTGAGTCTTTTctgtttctggggcttccctcgtggttcagctggtaaagaatctgcctgcaatggaagaaacctgggtttgatccctgggttgatcaTCCCCGGAGAATGATCATCTCCTCCATTattgctggcctggagaattccatggactgcatagtccatgggttcacagagttggacacgactgagtaactttcacgtTCAAAGAATTTTGAAACTATTACTCCATTAGTGTCGTCGTTCAAAAGTTCAGCGCTGTTCTGAGTCCTGACCCCTTGTCTAtcatctccttttttcttttctagaaatgTATAGGCTCTTTCCTTTGTCCTCAGAGTTCTACCTTTTCACAGTGATGTGTCTTGCTGTGTCATAGTTTATCTGTTGTGCTGGGCACTTGGTGTGCTCTTCTGTTtatagcagtggttctcagctaaAGACAGTTTTGGCCCTCAGGGAGAACTGACAATGTCTGAGATATTTTTTGTTGTCAAAAAAGACATGTTGCTGGCTAGATGGATACAGACCCGAGCCCTGCTAAATATCCTATAAGGTACAGTACAGTTCTCCACAACAATGAATTATTGGAGCCAAAAGTTAATGCCAAGAGTGAGAAATCCTGATTTAGAGATTCCAGTATTCTCAGCTTTCTGGGAAATTTTCTTGCATTTTGGGtaatttctttacattctttctttcttaactttCTCTGCTTCaatgtttcttttctcccttAATAGGAGAACTTTTATGATTTAGTTATTAGACCTCCTGGAATAGTTCTCTACCTTTCTTGACTTTACTTCTCTGTTCtatatcttttatcttttttttatatacttttgcAGATTTCTTCAGCTTAATTTCTTCTATCATAGTTGTTATTTCTAAGAtctttttctctgaatttatctttgttattttaattgttctttttttcataatTGCAATATCTTTGTGAGGATATTAACAATACATTTTTTAAGAAGTATTCTCCCTTTAGAGTCTATATGCACTCAGTTGCTCTTTTCCGTTTGTTTTGGTCTGTTTCAACTTAGAGGCTCTGCTCAAACATCTGTGCTTTTTGATGGTGTGTTCATAGTGAGGATTGAGGGACTATGAACTCTTAAGTCTTCAAGTGGAATTGTTGACTTCAAGCTCCAGTTTGAAGTAACTTGTCTAAAACATGATCTTTCCTCTTGGGCTGGTCAGGTTCCCCAAATAACACTTTTTGATCATCTGCCTTGAGGGTGAGAATCTAGTTACTAATGTTGTAGGACCCAGTGAGGAGTAAGAGCTTTATCCATATGCATACTCACTTAATCCTGCTATTTTACCACACATCAACTTCCCACTTTGGGCTTCtgtcatggctcagacagtaaagaatctgcctgcaatgcaggaggcccaggttcgatccctgggttgggaagatcccctggagaagggaatggcaactcactccagtattcttgcctggagaattccatggacagatgagcttgtcaagctataatccatggggtcacagagtcagacatgactgagcgactaacacacacacacacactcacacacacagctttCCACTTCTTAACCGTCCTTCAGTCCAGTGACCTCCTGTCTTAACTGCTTCAGAGAATTATCTAGTTTTCCACCAGTTGGTAAAGAGGTAACCATCAAGTGGCTATGAGATGTGGATCTGACTACTTCTTAAATAGACTTTCTGCCATTGTACTATTATTCATAACATAACTGTCTCAGCTCTTCTTCCAAAATTCCTGATGCCCCCAGTTCCATAAGGGCTTACTTAGACAACCTTTCTCTTCACTCTGATATATAAGTTTCTTGAATCACTTTACATGGGCAAACTGTTCCACTTGTTAGCAATTTCTTCTAGCATGTGATACCATCTGAAAGCAAGcaacagaaaatttgaaatatttactgaggacCTCCATTGGACAAATAACTGTGCTGGGTGCTATAGCTGAATTTGTAGGGAGAAACatacttttcatttcagaaacttagaaaaaggaaaatgaattggatggtggggggttgggggtgttGGGAACAGAAGCCATAACTGTGATGTTCTGCATTTTGCTACATTACCTtgtagatgtcttttttttttaacttttataccaCTGTTATGACTATTTTATTCAGAACAGTGTGAAATGCTAAAATAATGTCTTATTCTTACATAAGATTATATCTTATTCAAGATacaataaaagctatattttTAGTTTGATGCTAATATTGAGTATATAATATTGTGTAACGTAAAATGTTGATTGTATTATTCATGTGTATTTGTCATATATATTAGTTATGAAAAATAAACCTGTTAGGGAAATTTTTGAGTCCTTTTATCAATGGGTAATAATATTTAGCTAAATAAGGCTTCAACAGGGTAGAGTCCTGAGTCAGTATGGAATAGCACTGGCCTAAAAAATCAAGAAGCTTTAAATTAGGAGGAAAGGCCCTGCTGGGGATGaggtgggaagaaaaagaaaacgaaAAACTTTTTAACTAATTCTCTCCATATCAGTAGTCATCTGTGTTACTTATCAAGTCACTACATCTTTGAGCCCCTTATTTCTAAGCTATAAAGtgagaatttttttgtttgtgcCTCTTTTGGCCCTAAAATTCAAAGATTCTAGTTAGTTTAGTTCTCTTTGAAAGCCCACGTAATGCTTTATCTCACAAAAGAACTAACTTAGTTCTTATTTCATTTCAGACAAGATTCCTTTgctaagcaaagaaaaactacctGTTGTAGGAATTGGAAAGCATCTGTGTGGTGTGGCAACAGGTATGTAAACATACAAATAATGTTGAGATGAACGCATTAAGTTTTAGcatgaaagagtctcttcagtaGTTTTAATTCCTTGTTTGttattcattaattttcttaGTAGCACTCACCCTGTATTATATCCAGTTTTAGAGCTTTCCTATTTAGTTGCTCATTTTGGCCACTTCATAGGATGAATTAAGAGTTTTATGTGTAAATGCTGtgttataagggcttccctggtggctcagacggtaaagcgtctgcctgcagtgcaggagacctgggttcgatccctgggtcgcgaagatcccccggagaaggaaatggcaacccactcaagtactcttgcctggaaaatcccatggacagaggagcctggtaggctacagaccattagggtcgctaagagtcggacacaactgagcgatgttAAAAAAGGGTGGTGGGGGGGAACCTTAAAGTTCTTTGGGTTATAtttcatccaaaaggaaatcagtcatttaCAGAAGCTATTATGGTTCTTTTCCTGAAGCTACTCATTTTTTTTAGAATTGCTTAGGAAGGACTCTCCTACTAGAAGATGATTATTTATCAAAATTCTAggggaaacaaaaaaatgttaagaTGTGTTGTCTTAAGCTTGGACCCATCAGATATAGTATGATAAAGTAGACAGAATATGGGCTTTGAAATCAAACAGTACAGGGTTCAGCTTTGTTGTGTAACTCTGGCAGATTAAACTTTGAGCCTCCGGTGAGGCCTACTTTCCACATTCTGACCCTCTTCTTAACTCTTcactgtttgctatgaccatctTACATTTCAAGACTGACCCTGAACATCAGCTTCAGTAGATGCTTAGCTGatgactttcttctttctttctttgggttcTTTAAGTTCAAAACTTCCCTGGAATATATATGTAGAAAACACAAATTTTTTCTTTGCAAGTCATTTCCTCAACAAGGGTAAGAAAAATGAGAGCCACTGTGAGTAGTTGGACTAAAAGTTTTTCACATTTTAGATCTTAAGCTTCACATAGTTTTTTGGGGATGGGGGAAGTTGACTTTATGCAGAATAAATCATTAGAGAAAATTATTCAGTAATGAGGAAAGAGCAAATATGAACAAAGTTGATATTAGCGCAAGTATAAAGCTAAGTAGGTTTTTGTTGTTGGGCTTTTAAAAACCATACTGcctaataaatgtaaaaattacttatttttaaagatgatgtGGTTTGGGGGGGCCACATAATTGTGTTTGCAGATCTTGCATTACGATGTTTGGTTGAAACCTATGCTGCCAGTTGTGAGGAAAGGAATGAAGAACCTTTAGCCAAACGCATAAAGaatgataaaacagaaaaagaaattaacactTTGGccaaggaaggaaatgaaaaaaatatcccAGAGAAGTGGACCCCTGTGGCTGGCATTGTTATTGCACTCTGTTGTCACCACAGGTGTGATTGGAGACATTATGTGGGCAAAGAATATTTCAGGGCTCTGGGCCTTGGAGCAGTGGATTTCCACTATTTCCAGCGAATGAGTAGTTGGGCGACTTGTGGGATGCGAAAAACGACTTTGGAAGCTTCAAATATTTCCACAAAAAGAAGAGATGAACAGATTGATGGCAGTGAAGAGCATGATGATGGAGGATACAGAATCACTGATGACAGCGCTGAGAGTTTGCCTGGGTGAGTGGCTACTTTGAAGAGCACCGCACTAAGGCAGAAATACGTTATTTttgctgtactttatttttagatGAGTATTGCCAAAAATTCattcatgaaaatatattttaccatCTAATTTTAGAATAAGTTAAAATACACACACTTTTATTATGGCATTAACAAAACGTTTTTTTGACGCATAGAACATAGCACCTAGAACATACTGTGCGTTATTTAGCAGTTTGTCAATAAATAggaatagctaaaataatttttataaggttttacaaaattttaataaCGTGTTATGTGTGTTTATTCAATTTAGGTTTCTTACTgttgaagaaaagaagaaaatagggcATCTTTGTAAATTGCTGATCGACCAAGGCCGAATCAAGTATTTACAGCAGAAAGGCTTCAGTCCTGCTTTACAGTACTATATAGAACCTCTGGTATCTTTGGAAAATGTATTGTTAACTGCTTTACCAAATCATTCTTCACCACCAGAAACAAGTGCttaataagaaagaaattttgaaCAACATCTGTCTTccaccaaaaataatttttttaattgtatttttatattcatgGAAATATTTAAATAGCAGATAAtgtgaactttaaaaatgttgtGGCCTCATTGAACTTAGGTAATggctttgttttttactttagaaATCCAAACATTAGAGAATTCACCAAATTCCCAAAGCAATCCTCTTCAGCAGGGCATCTTGAATTATACTATCCATCAGCATCTATGGAGTTTGGGGAAGTAGTTGAGCAGTTGACTTGGTTACCTGAAACATATAACATGCCAACATGTAACAGGTACATTCACTTTCTATTTGCATTAATTTTAGAAActtattttcctttggttttatttaatactttttatttttcaagtttaagATGTAATGATCAATTATCAGTTTACAACAAGGACCAATCTGAGAATTTGGCTTATGTATGGATTTTTTGTCCAGGCAGATCTGGAAAGAATAATTAATTGTGATTATTTGTTTCTATTACAAAGAAATACAGAATTGTTCTCAGTTAATTAATGAATTTATCTTCAGATTTCAAGAGCCATACctgtatttatatattatcaAAGTTTATTCATGACAGACACTAAAACTAAAGAGGTAATTGGATAATTACCTCTTGGATAATAACTAATTGGATAATTATCTAGTTAAAACTTCCAAAAGGATACTTATAAGCCTAATTCACAAATTAAATTGAAATTTGTAAATAACTTCTGAAGTTAATTAGGCATCCGTATCTTTTAATGGGTCATTTTTACATATATAAGGACAATTACAAGTATATTCTCTCCTGCTTGAGAAGATAATTTGGAATAAAGTAGAAATTAGATAGTGATACCAAAAACCTCACATTTGGGCCTCAGCTCATAAGCAGTTTCTATGCACAAGTAAACATTAAACCAAACATATGGTAGGACTGTTAGTCTTTTcctcatctcatccttggtttatttctgctttatttgtaAAAATTGTCTTAATCATTGTACATTTGCCAAGATAAAGATCCAGAATTACTAATTTAGATACTATAATGATATTCTTAAATAACTAGTATTTGTAGGTCTGTGAGTATGTTAAATATAAAGTCTAGCACATTTTTACTTTCTGACCTTTCTACTTAAGTCTTACATATCTCATGAGActgcctaggttcaaatcctTACTACTTGatatctttgtgcctcagttcccCTCTTGAAATGGGGATGATGAAGATAATAATACCTCACAGGGTTGTCATATGAGCATTAAGTGATATAACATattaaaatgcttagaacagttGTTAAGTACAGagtaagtacttaataaatactaTGTTTTTAATAGTActaattcataaaaatatttttaatgacagaCTTGGTTTTATTATCTCTGTTTAAGTTGTAACCTTTTTTCTCTTGTTGTAAGTTCTATgtcaaatattattaaaataaagtagttggatcattttttaaattagctaTTCATGCCTGCAAATTGAGACCATAAAGGAAGATAATAATACATTGTAATAAATTGCAATGTATTTTTGCTGAGTTAGACCAATTTTGCTGAGTTAGGCAATGCTAATTTGTGTTATGCAGTCTGTTTTACTTTATTCAACAATTTTTGCctggaaataaaaagatattctACAACAGACATTATCTCTGTTATGCATCATAaaacatacatatgcacacaagAATTATACTGATGAAGTCCTGTGGACCATTTAGCTTAATGAATGTTTCTGACAATAATACCAGTTACTCTATGGGAAGATGAGCCATAGAGTACTTGCTGTAGATCAACATGCCAGCTGTAGGTAAAGATTATTGTTTTCCCCAACCTTGCTTATTTCCTTCCCTTAAGATAACATGAGACAATGAATATGTGGGATATACATAGGAGCTATTTCTTGACCGGCAAAATTTGCAGGTTCAGTAAACTTAAACTTTAGATTGATCTACACGACTGCCTCTTCCTTCGTCCCACAGGTACATCACATATACTGTGTTGAAACTTAAGTTCATGTTCCACTTCTACCACCAGACCAGCTTCATTTCCCCGTCTCAGCATCACCAGTCATCTAGTTGTTGCAGCCAAAACCAGATTCATCCTGAACAACTCCTTTTTCTCGTCTTCATTCAGTCATCAATTCTGT
It includes:
- the TRMT13 gene encoding tRNA:m(4)X modification enzyme TRM13 homolog isoform X1 gives rise to the protein MAASALTPHGTAFPEEGRCGYFVEKKKRFCRMVVAAGKRFCGEHAGASEEENARKRILCPLDPKHTVYEDQLAKHLKKCNSREKPKPDFFIQDINAGLKDETEIPDQLVPISSLSEEQLENLIKKLRKASEGLNCTLKDQIMSHPALHDALNDPKNGDSAAKHLKQQASILGNIENLKLLGPRRCFVEFGAGKGKLSHWVDIALKDAEKVHFILVEKVTTRFKVDGKHRKKNSVFERLQIDIQHLCLNKIPLLSKEKLPVVGIGKHLCGVATDLALRCLVETYAASCEERNEEPLAKRIKNDKTEKEINTLAKEGNEKNIPEKWTPVAGIVIALCCHHRCDWRHYVGKEYFRALGLGAVDFHYFQRMSSWATCGMRKTTLEASNISTKRRDEQIDGSEEHDDGGYRITDDSAESLPGFLTVEEKKKIGHLCKLLIDQGRIKYLQQKGFSPALQYYIEPLVSLENVLLTALPNHSSPPETSA
- the TRMT13 gene encoding tRNA:m(4)X modification enzyme TRM13 homolog isoform X3, coding for MTADGNSSREENARKRILCPLDPKHTVYEDQLAKHLKKCNSREKPKPDFFIQDINAGLKDETEIPDQLVPISSLSEEQLENLIKKLRKASEGLNCTLKDQIMSHPALHDALNDPKNGDSAAKHLKQQASILGNIENLKLLGPRRCFVEFGAGKGKLSHWVDIALKDAEKVHFILVEKVTTRFKVDGKHRKKNSVFERLQIDIQHLCLNKIPLLSKEKLPVVGIGKHLCGVATDLALRCLVETYAASCEERNEEPLAKRIKNDKTEKEINTLAKEGNEKNIPEKWTPVAGIVIALCCHHRCDWRHYVGKEYFRALGLGAVDFHYFQRMSSWATCGMRKTTLEASNISTKRRDEQIDGSEEHDDGGYRITDDSAESLPGFLTVEEKKKIGHLCKLLIDQGRIKYLQQKGFSPALQYYIEPLVSLENVLLTALPNHSSPPETSA
- the TRMT13 gene encoding tRNA:m(4)X modification enzyme TRM13 homolog isoform X2, producing MRLFCGKEEAVLQDGGGGRKKEENARKRILCPLDPKHTVYEDQLAKHLKKCNSREKPKPDFFIQDINAGLKDETEIPDQLVPISSLSEEQLENLIKKLRKASEGLNCTLKDQIMSHPALHDALNDPKNGDSAAKHLKQQASILGNIENLKLLGPRRCFVEFGAGKGKLSHWVDIALKDAEKVHFILVEKVTTRFKVDGKHRKKNSVFERLQIDIQHLCLNKIPLLSKEKLPVVGIGKHLCGVATDLALRCLVETYAASCEERNEEPLAKRIKNDKTEKEINTLAKEGNEKNIPEKWTPVAGIVIALCCHHRCDWRHYVGKEYFRALGLGAVDFHYFQRMSSWATCGMRKTTLEASNISTKRRDEQIDGSEEHDDGGYRITDDSAESLPGFLTVEEKKKIGHLCKLLIDQGRIKYLQQKGFSPALQYYIEPLVSLENVLLTALPNHSSPPETSA
- the TRMT13 gene encoding tRNA:m(4)X modification enzyme TRM13 homolog isoform X4 gives rise to the protein MEENARKRILCPLDPKHTVYEDQLAKHLKKCNSREKPKPDFFIQDINAGLKDETEIPDQLVPISSLSEEQLENLIKKLRKASEGLNCTLKDQIMSHPALHDALNDPKNGDSAAKHLKQQASILGNIENLKLLGPRRCFVEFGAGKGKLSHWVDIALKDAEKVHFILVEKVTTRFKVDGKHRKKNSVFERLQIDIQHLCLNKIPLLSKEKLPVVGIGKHLCGVATDLALRCLVETYAASCEERNEEPLAKRIKNDKTEKEINTLAKEGNEKNIPEKWTPVAGIVIALCCHHRCDWRHYVGKEYFRALGLGAVDFHYFQRMSSWATCGMRKTTLEASNISTKRRDEQIDGSEEHDDGGYRITDDSAESLPGFLTVEEKKKIGHLCKLLIDQGRIKYLQQKGFSPALQYYIEPLVSLENVLLTALPNHSSPPETSA